One region of Miscanthus floridulus cultivar M001 chromosome 19, ASM1932011v1, whole genome shotgun sequence genomic DNA includes:
- the LOC136527263 gene encoding ribonucleoside-diphosphate reductase large subunit-like: MYVVKRDGRQETVHFDKITARLKKLSYGLSQDHCDPVLVAQKVCAGVYKGVTTSQLDELAAETAAAMTASHPDYASLAARIAVSNLHKNTKKSFSETIKDMYMHFNERSGLMAPLVAEDVYEIIMKNAARLDSEIIYDRDFDYDYFGFKTLERSYLLKLGGKVVERPQHMLMRVSVGIHKEDIESAIRTYHLMSQRWFTHASPTLFNAGTPRPQLSSCFLICMKDDSIEGIYETLKECAVISKSAGGIGVSVHNIRATGSYIRGTNGTSNGIVPMLRVFNDTARYVDQGGGKRKGAFAVYLEPWHADIFEFLDLRKNHGKEENRARDLFFGLWVPDLFMQRVQNNGEWSLFCPNEAPGLADCWGEEFDNLYKKYESQGKAKKVVPAQTLWFDILKAQIETGTPYMLYKDTCNRKSNHQNLGTIKSSNLCTEIIEFTSPNETAVCNLASIALPRFVREKGVPLEPHPSKLVGSSDSKNRYFDFEKLAEVTLTVTYNLNKIIDINYYPVETAKRSNMRHRPIGIGVQGLADTFILLGMPFDSPEAQQLNKDIFETIYYHSLKASAELAAKEGPYETYEGSPVSKGILQPDMWNVVPSNRWNWSSLRETISKVGIRNSLLVAPMPTASTSQILGNNECFEPYTSNIYSRRVLSGEFVVVNKHLLHDLTEMGIWTPTLKNQIIYDDGSVQKTAEIPDDLKAIYKTVWEIKQKTLVDMAVDRGCYIDQSQSLNVHMEQANFGKLTSLHFHAWSKGLKTGMYYLRTRAAADAIKFTVDTTLLQENGNVVSNGKPTEEDVEAKMAQMVCSLNNREECLSCGS; the protein is encoded by the exons ATGTACGTGGTCAAGCGGGACGGCCGCCAGGAGACGGTGCACTTCGATAAGATCACGGCGCGCCTCAAGAAGCTCAGCTACGGCCTCAGCCAGGACCACTGCGACCCCGTGCTCGTCGCGCAGAAGGTCTGCGCGGGGGTCTACAAGGGCGTCACCACCAGCCAGCTCGATGAGCTCGCCGCCGAGACCGCCGCGGCCATGACCGCGTCTCACCCCGACTACGCCTCG CTGGCGGCGAGGATTGCTGTGTCGAACCTGCACAAGAACACAAAGAAGTCCTTCTCCGAGAC GATTAAGGACATGTACATGCACTTCAACGAGAGATCTGGGCTGATGGCCCCTCTGGTCGCTGAAGATGTTTATGAAATCATCATGAAG AATGCTGCTCGCTTGGACAGCGAGATAATTTATGACAGGGATTTCGACTATGACTACTTTGGCTTCAAAACTCTGGAGAGGTCTTACCTCTTGAAGCTTGGCGGGAAGGTTGTTGAAAGGCCGCAGCACATGCTGATGAGGGTTTCAGTGGGGATACACAAGGAAGACATTGAGTCTGCCATCAGGACGTACCATCTGATGTCCCAGCGCTGGTTTACACATGCTTCACCAACGCTTTTCAATGCTGGCACACCGAGGCCCCAG TTAAGCAGCTGTTTTCTTATATGCATGAAAGATGACAGCATTGAGGGAATCTATGAGACCCTGAAGGAGTGTGCTGTAATAAGCAAATCTGCTGGAGGAATTGGTGTCTCAGTTCATAACATTCGTGCTACTGGGAGTTATATTCGAGGAACAAATGGAACATCAAATGGAATTGTTCCTATGTTACGTGTCTTTAATGATACTGCTCGCTATGTTGATCAGGGTGGTGGCAAAAGAAAGG GTGCATTTGCTGTATACTTGGAACCTTGGCATGCTGATATTTTTGAGTTCCTTGATCTGAGGAAGAACCATGGGAAG GAGGAAAATCGTGCAAGGGATCTTTTCTTTGGACTATGGGTTCCTGATCTATTCATGCAAAGAGTCCAGAATAATGGAGAATGGTCATTATTTTGCCCTAATGAAGCTCCAGGGTTGGCTGATTGCTGGGGTGAGGAGTTTGATAATTTGTACAAGAAATATGAGAGCCAA GGCAAGGCAAAGAAAGTTGTTCCAGCACAGACCCTCTGGTTTGACATTTTGAAGGCACAAATAGAGACTGGTACACCATATATGCTTTACAAG GATACTTGCAATAGGAAAAGTAATCATCAGAATCTGGGCACAATTAAATCGTCAAACTTGTGCACTGAGATAATTGAGTTTACAAGCCCTAATGAAACTGCTGTCTGCAACCTAGCATCTATTGCTTTACCTCGTTTTGTTCGGGAAAAG GGTGTTCCTTTAGAGCCCCATCCATCTAAGCTTGTGGGTAGCAGTGATTCAAAAAATAGATATTTTGATTTTGAGAAGCTAGCTGAG GTTACCTTGACTGTTACTTACAATCTTAACAAAATTATCGATATTAATTATTATCCTGTTGAGACAGCAAAGAGATCAAATATGCGGCACCGGCCAATTGGCATAGGTGTTCAAGGCCTGGCAGATACTTTCATATTACTGGGCATGCCATTTGATTCACCAGAG GCTCAACAGTTGAATAAGGATATATTTGAAACTATCTACTATCATTCTCTGAAAGCTTCTGCTGAACTTGCTGCTAAAGAAGGTCCCTATGAAACATATGAAGGGAGCCCTGTCAGCAAG GGCATTCTCCAACCGGACATGTGGAATGTAGTGCCATCTAACAGATGGAACTGGTCATCTCTAAGGGAGACCATTTCTAAAGTTGGGATAAGAAATTCTCTTCTTGTTGCTCCAATGCCCACTGCTTCCACTAGTCAGATTCTTGGCAACAATGAGTGTTTTGAACCCTACACGTCTAATATATACAGTCGACGGGTTCTAAG TGGGGAATTTGTTGTGGTTAACAAGCAtcttcttcatgatctgactgaAATGGGCATTTGGACTCCTACTCTGAAAAACCAGATAATATACGATGATGGTTCTGTCCAAAAGACAGCAGAAATCCCAGATGATCTTAAAGCAATCTACAA GACTGTTTGGGAGATCAAGCAGAAAACTTTAGTTGATATGGCGGTTGACCGTGGATGCTATATTGACCAGAGCCAGAGCCTCAATGTCCACATGGAGCAAGCAAACTTTGGGAAGCTAACATCACTTCACTTCCATGCTTGGTCCAAG GGCCTGAAAACTGGAATGTACTATCTACGCACACGAGCTGCTGCTGATGCGATCAAGTTTACAGTTGATACCACACTTCTACAGGAGAATGGGAATGTG GTGAGTAATGGAAAGCCCACAGAGGAAGACGTAGAAGCTAAAATGGCACAAATGGTCTGTTCTTTGAACAACCGGGAAGAGTGCCTGTCGTGTGGAAGCTAG